The DNA segment GACCGGAGTTCAGACAAACGGGGCATACCCTGAGACACTTGAAAGACTTATCAGTCAGAGCCTTGTGGACTATGTTCACCTTGACATAAAGACGAGATGGGAGCATTATCCTCTCCTTTTAAAGGTGAAGCAAAAGACCGTTGAAAATATAAAAAAATCACTCGAGATATGCAAGTCCGCTTATTTCTCAGGAGACCTCCCCGAATTTCAGGTCGCCTGCACTCTCTTTCCGGGCCGTGAAGACGATGTCCTGTATATTTCAAAGGAGACCGAAGGAGTCGACCTTATTCTCCAGCAGGGTGTTGAAGGAAATATGGATACCCTTAAGTTCGAAGACCTTAAAAAAATTGCAGATAAGCTGAATAGGACCGTAAGAATAAGTACACGGGAAGACGGAGAAGTTACGTACGAAAATAACCGGATAGTAATAGCGGATTCCATTGTCCTGACAGATATTCTTCAGGCAAGAAGGAATTACTGATAAAAAATATGTTTTTTCGGGTCAGGTCGATTGTAAAATGCAGGTAATTGGTGTAGTGGGTCTTCCCGCAAGCGGCAAAGGTGAATTTTCGCGTATTGCAAAAGATATGAACATCCCGGTAGTCGTCATGGGTGATGTCGTAAGAAAAGCCGTTCTTGACGCCGGTCTTAAGATAAACGACAAAAACATGGGGGAGATGTCGCGCTGTCTCAGGCAGGGAATGGGGATGGACGCACTTGCACAGTTAACAGTCCCCATAATAGACGGCATGAAATCAGGTGTAGTCCTTGTCGACGGGATACGCGGAGATTCTGAAGTTGAGACTTTTATGCACCACTTTAAAAATTTCAGTCTCGTCGCAGTAAAATCCCCGTTTGAAACAAGGCTTAAGAGACTTTGCGAAAGAAAAAGGGAAGACGACGAAAGCGATAAAAAAGGGCTGAAAGAAAGGGATGAAAGAGAGACCGGCTGGGGCCTTCTTGACGCCATGTCAATGGCGGAATATGAAATCGACAATGAAGGCACAATAGAAGAATTTGAAGCGAAAGTAAGAGATGTTATTGAAAAAATAAGGAATAAAAATGAGTGCTGATTTTTATTTTGCCTCTTCAGCAAAGATCTGGTCTTCAATTGAATGGGTTTACGGAATAAAGGATGCAGGTTATACCGGGTGGGAAATTTCGGCCGAAGGGAACTACAGGCTTGACAATCCCGGTTCCTATTCCCGGATAAAGGAGGTTTTGGAAACGACCGGTCTTAAGGCAAGCGTACATGCGCCTTTTTCGGACTTAAACCTCGCTTCAATGAACTACCCTATTTACAACGAGTCGGTAAGACAGCTTTCCGAGTGCGTCCGCCTGGCTTCGGACATAACAGAAAGGGTCACAATTCATCCCGGCTATCTGTCGCCTGCCGCAAAACTTGTCCCTGACAAAGTGTGGTCCCTGCATAAGGATGCACTAAGGCAGATAGGCAGTGTGGCGGAAGAATACGGTGTCCTGGCATGCCTTGAGAACATGCCCGATATCGGGGACTTTTTGTGCAAAGACCCCGAAGAAATATTTGGGATGGTTGACAGGGTAGAGGGTTTCGGCGTTACAATAGATGTAGGCCATGCAAACACAGCAGGAATGCTGGACGGTTTTTTGAAAAAAACAGGTCTGGCCTCGCATATGCATCTGCACGGCAATTTCGGCGAAAAGGATGAACACCTGCCGGTAGGAAAAGGAAACATTGACTGGAAAAAGGTATTTTCGACAATAAAAAGCAATTACTCCGGCATCTGTGTCGTTGAAGGAAGAAACATCGGGGAAGCTAAAGAAAGCTGCCGTGAGATAAGGGGGCTTTATTGATGAGCGGAGAAACACTGCAGGTGTATTTCCTCGGGACTGCCGGGGCCCTTCCGACTCCAAACAAAAACCCGTCGTGCATTATGATAAAGAGAGGCTCCGACACCCATATTTTTGACTGCGGTGAGGGTGCACAGCAGCAGATGATGCGTGCAAGAACCGGGTTCACGGTAGATGCGATTTTCATTACGCACTGGCATGCCGATCATTACCTTGGTCTTCCCGGTCTTGTCCAGACAATGTCTTTTATGGGCAGAAAGGAGCCGCTGAACATCTACGGCCCGAAATGGATACATGAGTTTGTATCTTACCTTGAAGGGATATCAAAAACCCGTCTCGGTTTTGAGATACTCCCGAACGAGATAAGAGAAGGGTCGGTCGTCCCTTTTCCGGGCTACACTGTGCGTGCTTTTTCATCACACCACGGCATGCCGGGTCTTGGATACATTCTTGCAGAGGATGAAAGGCCGGGAAGGTTTGACCGTGATAACGCAACATCACTGGGTGTAAAGCCGGGGCCTTTATTCGGAAAACTACAGAGAGGTCAGAGTGTTGTAGTTGAAAAGGATGGTCAGAGAATAACGGTAAATCCGGCGGAAGTGATGGGACCCCCTCGTCCCGGAAGAAAAATAGTCTATACCGGTGACACACGTCCTGACTGCACAGAATGGAAAAAGTGGGGAAATGATGCAGACCTTCTTATTCATGACTCAACGTATGATGACTCGGAAAAAGAGAGAGCTCTTGAAGTTTTTCATTCAACGGCAGGCGAAGCGGGCGGCATTGCTTCGGCGATAAATGCGCAGCGTCTTGCTTTGGTCCATATAAGTTCAAGATATACAAATATGGCAAGCCATATACAGGATGCAGAACAAACATATAAAGGCGAGATCTTTGCTCCTGAAGATCTGGACATGATAGAAATACCATTTAGAGGATGATTGACATGGGTGAAGATGATGAAGTTTCAGGCAGTAGACGGTTATCAGCTTCGCCTGTTTATAACGGGTCTCTTTGCTCTTTTAATCAGTGCAACAGCTGCAATTGCAGCAGGAATCTATCTCGGTTCGGTTTCTGACGTTCTTGCGTACCTTCCGTCGCTGATGGTTCTTGTACCGCCTTCTATAAACATGAGGGGGAGTATCTCAGGTGTCCTTGCATCACGTCTCTCATCGTCGATGCACCTTGGAGAGTTCGAGATAAATTTTTCGAAAAACAGTCTTCTCGGGTTAAATACAAGGGTTTCACTGTATATTTCAATTTTTATCGCGTTTGCACTCGGAATAATCGCTTATGTGATATCATCCTTCTTTGGAATAAACGGCATCAACCCATGGGACTATCTGGTCATTTCGGTATTTTCCGGTGTTTTATCAAGCCTTATCGTAATGGGATTTGCGCTTGTTGTAATCATTTCCAGCTACAACCGTGGAGTTGACCTTGATATGGTAGGTTCCCCGTCGGTCACCACGGCAGCAGACCTGATTACGATACCTATACTTGTTTTAACTGCGCTGTTTGTTCTGGGTCTTTCTCAGGAGGTAAGGTATATTCTTCTGGTTCCCGTGATTTTTTTCTTTGCACTGAGCGTATACTCTTCATTTTTATCAGGTAATGAGAAAAAAAGCATATCAAAGGAGATAGTGACGCTTCTGGTGCCTCTCTCGGTACTATGCACATTTGCAGGCGTAACCTATGCATCAGACATAGACAAACTTGTTGATTTCGCGGTTTTCCTGGTACTTATCCCTCCTTTCACCGGGGGTTGCGGATCAATCGGCGGAATTTTATGCTCCCGTCTTGCAACCGGAATGCACACCGGAGAGTTAAGTCCGCATATATTCCCCGGGAAAGGGACGGGGTGGTATTTTGCGTCAACTTATCTTTATGCATGTATTATCATGCCTTTTCTTGCCGTTGTCGCAAACTCCTGCGCAATTTATCTTGGTATGAGCACACCTGGTTTTTATGAAGTCCTTATCACCTGTCTTGTTGCCGGGATGATTGTAATAACATTTGTAAATCTTGTAGGTTATATCACGGCAAGTGTGTCCTTCCGCAGGGGTTTTGACCCTGACAACTTCGGTGTTCCTGTTATAACAAGCTTCATCGACCTTGCAGGTGCGACAGTTCTTGTAACTATAATAAACCTGATTACCTGAAAGGACGGATACTTAACAAATATCTATTTAGCAGAACAATAAAATACTAGAATATAAATCCATGACCGAACTAGAATATCAGCCTGTCAGTTTTAAGGATGTTCTTATAGAAATGAAGGACATTGCCGAACTGATGGTTGATCTGGCCTATTCTGCAATCCTTTTTGAGAATGAAGATATTGCTCATGAAGTCCTGAACCTCGAAGAAAGCATGAACCAGCTTGTCTACCAGGCACGCATCCAGAGTATTCTCGGGGCAAGAAGGACTGATGAAGCCGAGTCGATGAGCGGGATGCTCCAGGTGGCCGAGGCTGCCGAGAGGATTTCGAATTCTGCCTCGGAAATAGCGATGATTATTCTCAAAAATGTGAAGTTTCCCGCAAAATTAAGGCAGGTCCTGCCTGAAGCCGAAGAGGTTACAGTAAGGGCGAAAGTTATGGAAAACAGCCAGATTGACGGTAAAACTCTTGGTGAGCAGAAGCTTCAGAGTACAACCGGAATAAGGGTTATTGCCATAAGGCGTGGCGTTACGTGGATATATGATCCGGGCAGGGACACACGTATTCTTGACGGGGATATCCTGATTGCAAAAGGTCTTGAAGGCGGAATCAGTACTTTTTACTCAATTGCTGGTGTATTGCCAAAAAAAACCGAGGAAGAGCCTGAAGATGCCGTGGTTTCAGATCTCGACAGGGCGGTTTCCCTGATAATCGACATGAAAGACCAGAGTGAGCTTGCAGTAGGACTTGCCTACACCTCACTTTTGTTTGACAGCCGTGAAGTTGCTGATGAGGTCGTTGCACTTGATTCCAGAATGGATGACATGAGGTACAGGCTTGATTTGTGGATCCTTGAGGCAGCCAAAAGAATTTCAAATGTTGAATATTTAAGAGGTCTTTTGTACATGTCGTCTTTTGCGGAGAATATAAGCAATGCGGCTTCGTCAATTGTAGATGTCATCAGAAGGGATATAGAAATACCTCCTGTATTCAAAAGAATAGTTCGAGAATCAGATGAGATTATTACAAAGGTAAGCGTAGGCAAAAGTTCAGCATTAAATGGCAAAACTCTTAAAGAAGCATCTTTGGAGACTGTTACGGGCATGGTTGTACTTGCGATAAACAGTCATGGCCGCTGGAAGTATCGGCCCGGTAAAAATGATGTTATTCATGCCGGTGATATAATTATAACAAAAGGCAGAAGGGACGGGGAGTGCAGACTTCACAACCTTTCCGGACAGACTGAAGATGCAGACAGATGGTAACTGATAACTGATAATTTATATGGAAGTGAATATATGGAAAAATCTGATAATGTAGTTTATCGTCTCGGCCCTAACTGTGAGCTTGACGATATAGTTGTTGGGAATATATATGAAGTGAAAGTCCAGGGCTTTGCGAAATTCGGGACATTCGTATACTTAAACAGTCACATAAAAGGTCTCATACATGTTTCAAATGTAAAATCCGATCACAAGGAAGGGGAAGTCCTGTATGTCAGGGTAAACAACATCCGCGACAACGGGAATATAGACCTTGAAGAGGTCGTGTTAGAGGAAGGATATGACGTTAAAGCGCTTCAGTGCAAAAAATCTCCTGTACGTCTTTCAGATCTTAAAAACAAGGTTGGAAGAGTCATAAGTATTGACGCTGAAGTAGCCCAGATAAAGCAGACGACCGGCCCTACTATATTTACCCTCATCGATGAGACCGGCTCTGAAAATGCAGCCGCCTTTATCGAAGCCGGTAAAAGGGCATATCCTGAGGTAGAGCTTGGAGATATGGTATGTCTTACCGGAGAGGTCATGATGAGAAACGGCCAGCTCCAGGTCGAAGCCAGCAATATACGTGTCCTTTCCGATGAGGAAAAAGAAGAGGTAAAACAGCGTATAGCAATAGCCACCGAGGAGAGGGCAAAACCGGCTGATATTCCGTTTTTAATCGAGAGTGAGGTCCTGGAAAAACTAAAACCCGAGATGCAGAGGGTTGCCCAGATAATCAGAAAGGCGATATTTACAAACCAGCCGGTCGTCCTCAGGCATCATGCCGATGCCGACGGTATCGTTGCGGCAGTATCCGTTGAAAAGGCAATTATCTCACTTATCCGTGAGGAAGGCGGAGACCAGGACACAGAGAGCCACCTCTTCAAACGTGCACCTTCAAAAGCGCCATTTTATGAGATTGAGGACGTAACACGCGACCTTGACTTCGCATTGCGTGACAACGTAAGGTTCGGCCAGAAGATGCCTCTGGTTCTTATGATGGACAACGGTTCAACCGAGGAGGACGAACCTTCGTACAGGGTTGCAAAGGTGTATGACCTGCCTATTGTCGTTGTGGATCACCACCACCCTGACAAGTCCACTGACGAATACCTTGAAGCACACGTGAACCCATATCACGCCGGAGGCGATTTTGGTGTTACCGCGGGTATGCTTGGTGCAGAGCTTGCCAGAATGATTTATCCCGGAATAGAGGATGAGATAAAACATTTCCCGGCAGTTGCAGCTGTTGGTGACAGAAGCGAGGCTCCGGAAAGGGAAAAATATCTTGCACTTGTCGCGGACAAATATACCGAAGACGACTGCAAGAATATTGCACTTGCACTGGACTATGAACAGTTCTGGCTGAGGTTTAACGACGGCAGGGAGATTATAAAGGATATCCTCAATATCAACAACAACCCTGAAAGGCACAAAAAGCTTGTCGACCTTCTTGTCCGCGAAGCAAATCTTGCAATTGAAGAACAGCTTGACACTTCTCTGCCGCATGTAAAGGACAGACTGCTTGAAAACGGTTCTAACCTGTTTACAATAGATGTAGAAATATTTGCACACCGCTTTACTTTCCCTCCTCCGGGAAAGACGTCAGGCGAGATACATGACCTCCTGTGTAAGCAGAACGAGGGAAAGCCCGTTGTTACTCTTGGAATCGGTCCTGACTTCGCTGTTATACGTTCCCGCGGTGTTCTTATGAATATTCCCCAGATGGTGCGTGAGCTAAGAGACGAGATTAAAGGCGGCGGAGTTAACGGCGGAGGACACCTTGTCGTAGGATCAATAAAATTCGTTGAGGGAATGAGAGATATTGTTGTGGAAAAACTTATTGAAAAGATTGGGCAGTTCCCCGTGGAAATATAATATTCCAAAATACATACCATTTATATATTAACTGAAT comes from the Methanomicrobium sp. W14 genome and includes:
- a CDS encoding anaerobic ribonucleoside-triphosphate reductase activating protein, which translates into the protein MNFGGFVPLSTVDWRGKSVCTVFFRGCPVRCHYCHNRKLQTGSDIRDTNEVFDMIKESRIAISGVIFSGGEPTMQGDALAELMEMSKKSGLMTGVQTNGAYPETLERLISQSLVDYVHLDIKTRWEHYPLLLKVKQKTVENIKKSLEICKSAYFSGDLPEFQVACTLFPGREDDVLYISKETEGVDLILQQGVEGNMDTLKFEDLKKIADKLNRTVRISTREDGEVTYENNRIVIADSIVLTDILQARRNY
- a CDS encoding AAA family ATPase codes for the protein MQVIGVVGLPASGKGEFSRIAKDMNIPVVVMGDVVRKAVLDAGLKINDKNMGEMSRCLRQGMGMDALAQLTVPIIDGMKSGVVLVDGIRGDSEVETFMHHFKNFSLVAVKSPFETRLKRLCERKREDDESDKKGLKERDERETGWGLLDAMSMAEYEIDNEGTIEEFEAKVRDVIEKIRNKNEC
- a CDS encoding sugar phosphate isomerase/epimerase family protein, giving the protein MSADFYFASSAKIWSSIEWVYGIKDAGYTGWEISAEGNYRLDNPGSYSRIKEVLETTGLKASVHAPFSDLNLASMNYPIYNESVRQLSECVRLASDITERVTIHPGYLSPAAKLVPDKVWSLHKDALRQIGSVAEEYGVLACLENMPDIGDFLCKDPEEIFGMVDRVEGFGVTIDVGHANTAGMLDGFLKKTGLASHMHLHGNFGEKDEHLPVGKGNIDWKKVFSTIKSNYSGICVVEGRNIGEAKESCREIRGLY
- the rnz gene encoding ribonuclease Z: MSGETLQVYFLGTAGALPTPNKNPSCIMIKRGSDTHIFDCGEGAQQQMMRARTGFTVDAIFITHWHADHYLGLPGLVQTMSFMGRKEPLNIYGPKWIHEFVSYLEGISKTRLGFEILPNEIREGSVVPFPGYTVRAFSSHHGMPGLGYILAEDERPGRFDRDNATSLGVKPGPLFGKLQRGQSVVVEKDGQRITVNPAEVMGPPRPGRKIVYTGDTRPDCTEWKKWGNDADLLIHDSTYDDSEKERALEVFHSTAGEAGGIASAINAQRLALVHISSRYTNMASHIQDAEQTYKGEIFAPEDLDMIEIPFRG
- a CDS encoding magnesium transporter, producing MMKFQAVDGYQLRLFITGLFALLISATAAIAAGIYLGSVSDVLAYLPSLMVLVPPSINMRGSISGVLASRLSSSMHLGEFEINFSKNSLLGLNTRVSLYISIFIAFALGIIAYVISSFFGINGINPWDYLVISVFSGVLSSLIVMGFALVVIISSYNRGVDLDMVGSPSVTTAADLITIPILVLTALFVLGLSQEVRYILLVPVIFFFALSVYSSFLSGNEKKSISKEIVTLLVPLSVLCTFAGVTYASDIDKLVDFAVFLVLIPPFTGGCGSIGGILCSRLATGMHTGELSPHIFPGKGTGWYFASTYLYACIIMPFLAVVANSCAIYLGMSTPGFYEVLITCLVAGMIVITFVNLVGYITASVSFRRGFDPDNFGVPVITSFIDLAGATVLVTIINLIT
- a CDS encoding potassium channel family protein; protein product: MTELEYQPVSFKDVLIEMKDIAELMVDLAYSAILFENEDIAHEVLNLEESMNQLVYQARIQSILGARRTDEAESMSGMLQVAEAAERISNSASEIAMIILKNVKFPAKLRQVLPEAEEVTVRAKVMENSQIDGKTLGEQKLQSTTGIRVIAIRRGVTWIYDPGRDTRILDGDILIAKGLEGGISTFYSIAGVLPKKTEEEPEDAVVSDLDRAVSLIIDMKDQSELAVGLAYTSLLFDSREVADEVVALDSRMDDMRYRLDLWILEAAKRISNVEYLRGLLYMSSFAENISNAASSIVDVIRRDIEIPPVFKRIVRESDEIITKVSVGKSSALNGKTLKEASLETVTGMVVLAINSHGRWKYRPGKNDVIHAGDIIITKGRRDGECRLHNLSGQTEDADRW
- a CDS encoding DHH family phosphoesterase, translated to MEKSDNVVYRLGPNCELDDIVVGNIYEVKVQGFAKFGTFVYLNSHIKGLIHVSNVKSDHKEGEVLYVRVNNIRDNGNIDLEEVVLEEGYDVKALQCKKSPVRLSDLKNKVGRVISIDAEVAQIKQTTGPTIFTLIDETGSENAAAFIEAGKRAYPEVELGDMVCLTGEVMMRNGQLQVEASNIRVLSDEEKEEVKQRIAIATEERAKPADIPFLIESEVLEKLKPEMQRVAQIIRKAIFTNQPVVLRHHADADGIVAAVSVEKAIISLIREEGGDQDTESHLFKRAPSKAPFYEIEDVTRDLDFALRDNVRFGQKMPLVLMMDNGSTEEDEPSYRVAKVYDLPIVVVDHHHPDKSTDEYLEAHVNPYHAGGDFGVTAGMLGAELARMIYPGIEDEIKHFPAVAAVGDRSEAPEREKYLALVADKYTEDDCKNIALALDYEQFWLRFNDGREIIKDILNINNNPERHKKLVDLLVREANLAIEEQLDTSLPHVKDRLLENGSNLFTIDVEIFAHRFTFPPPGKTSGEIHDLLCKQNEGKPVVTLGIGPDFAVIRSRGVLMNIPQMVRELRDEIKGGGVNGGGHLVVGSIKFVEGMRDIVVEKLIEKIGQFPVEI